The following coding sequences are from one Luteimonas sp. S4-F44 window:
- a CDS encoding response regulator yields MGEDEGRDARAGRLRVLIVDDSRDDAELAELALRDAGLAVETRRVHSEAGLVEALETFAPRVVLSDVNLPGFSGAEALALTRRLRPGVPVVFMTGSAYGLPGDVMPEGDALVHKDQLDRLPAALAQVLAMGDSEAE; encoded by the coding sequence ATGGGGGAGGATGAGGGACGCGATGCGCGGGCCGGACGCCTGCGTGTGCTGATCGTCGACGATTCGCGCGACGATGCCGAGCTCGCCGAACTGGCTCTGCGCGACGCGGGACTGGCGGTCGAGACCCGGCGGGTCCATAGCGAAGCGGGGCTGGTGGAGGCGCTGGAGACCTTCGCGCCCCGCGTGGTGCTGTCGGACGTCAATCTGCCGGGGTTTTCGGGCGCCGAAGCGCTAGCGCTCACCCGCCGGCTGCGTCCCGGGGTGCCGGTGGTGTTCATGACCGGCTCGGCCTACGGCCTGCCGGGCGATGTGATGCCCGAAGGCGATGCGTTGGTCCACAAGGACCAGCTCGACCGCCTGCCGGCGGCGCTGGCCCAGGTGCTGGCGATGGGGGACAGCGAGGCGGAGTGA
- a CDS encoding response regulator — MSEIRTILLAEDSPHDAEMAIDALREANLANPIVHVEDGVEAVDYLFRRGKFADRAEGDPAVLLLDIKMPRMDGLEVLKQLRDHETLKRMPVVILSSSREESDLARSWDLGVNAYVVKPVDVDQFFDAVRTLGKFWAVLNEVPEEE, encoded by the coding sequence ATGAGCGAAATCCGCACCATCCTTCTCGCCGAGGACAGCCCGCACGATGCCGAGATGGCGATCGATGCGCTGCGTGAGGCCAATCTCGCCAACCCGATCGTGCATGTCGAGGACGGCGTCGAGGCGGTGGACTACCTGTTCCGCCGCGGCAAGTTCGCCGATCGCGCCGAGGGCGACCCGGCGGTGCTGCTGCTCGACATCAAGATGCCGCGCATGGACGGCCTGGAAGTGCTCAAGCAGTTGCGCGACCACGAGACGCTCAAGCGCATGCCGGTGGTGATCCTGTCGTCCTCGCGCGAGGAAAGCGACCTGGCGCGCAGCTGGGATCTGGGCGTGAACGCGTATGTGGTCAAGCCGGTGGACGTCGACCAGTTCTTCGACGCGGTGCGCACGCTCGGCAAGTTCTGGGCCGTGCTCAACGAAGTGCCCGAGGAAGAGTGA
- the aceE gene encoding pyruvate dehydrogenase (acetyl-transferring), homodimeric type yields MNWLNDVLQNDPDPTETREWIESLKAVIDVGGPERAHQLLENMVELTRRAGAHLPFAPTTEYVNTIPAHLEPKMPGNSDLEWRIRSIIRWNAMAMVVRANRKPGDLGGHLASFASSATLYDVGFNHFFRAPSADHPGDLICTQGHSSPGIYARSFLEGRISEEQIDHFRMEVDGKGVSSYPHPWLMPDYWQLPTVSMGLGPIAAIYQARNWKYLEARGLMPKSDRKVWCFLGDGETDEPESLGAISVAGREGLDNLVFVVNCNLQRLDGPVRGNGKIIQELEGQFRGAGWNVVKTIWGSYWDPLLAKDKDGMLKKLMMETVDGEYQNCKAFGGAYTREHFFGKYPETANLVANLSDDDIWRLNRGGHDPHKVFAAYQNAMDTKGQPTVILAKTVKGYGLGSAGEALNPTHNTKKLDDDAVRTFRDRFKIPVSDAALKDGDIPFFHPGKDSEEVQYLLERREKLGGFLPQRRRKSTESLKAPELKVFDRLMQATGEREISTTMAFVQSLSVILRDKQVGPRVVPIVADEARTFGMEGLFRQLGIYAPQGQKYKPVDRDQLMYYREDAAGQVLEEGITEAGAFASWMAAATSYSTNDLPMLPFYIYYSMFGFQRIGDAAWQAADMRARGFLLGATAGRTTLNGEGLQHEDGHSHLLSGAIPNCRSYDPTFAGEVAVILQYGMQRMLDEQRDEYFYITLMNENYPHPAVTPEAAEGIIKGMYLLKDAGKAKKGEQRVQLMGSGTILREVIAAAELLDKDFGVTADIWSCPSFTELRRDGFDAERWNRFNPEAKTRRKPYVTEQLEGRPGPVIAATDYVRAFADQIRAFVPHTYTVLGTDGFGRSDTRANLRRHFEVDRHYIAQAAIDALAKDGKMTGKDVARAIKLYKIDPEKANPVGV; encoded by the coding sequence ATGAACTGGCTGAACGACGTCCTGCAGAACGACCCCGATCCGACCGAGACCCGCGAGTGGATCGAGTCGCTCAAGGCGGTCATCGACGTCGGCGGCCCCGAGCGCGCGCACCAGCTGCTGGAGAACATGGTCGAGCTGACCCGCCGCGCCGGCGCGCACCTGCCGTTCGCGCCGACCACCGAATACGTCAACACCATCCCGGCCCACCTCGAGCCGAAGATGCCTGGCAACAGCGACCTGGAATGGCGCATCCGCTCGATCATCCGCTGGAACGCGATGGCGATGGTCGTGCGCGCCAACCGCAAGCCCGGCGACCTGGGCGGACACCTGGCCAGCTTCGCCTCCAGCGCCACGCTCTACGACGTGGGCTTCAACCACTTCTTCCGCGCCCCTTCCGCCGATCACCCGGGCGACCTGATCTGCACCCAGGGCCACAGCTCGCCGGGCATCTACGCCCGCTCGTTCCTGGAAGGCCGCATCAGCGAAGAGCAGATCGACCACTTCCGCATGGAAGTCGACGGCAAGGGCGTCTCGTCCTACCCGCACCCCTGGCTGATGCCCGACTACTGGCAGCTGCCGACCGTCTCGATGGGCCTGGGGCCGATCGCGGCCATCTACCAGGCCCGCAACTGGAAGTACCTCGAAGCCCGCGGCCTGATGCCCAAGTCCGACCGCAAGGTCTGGTGCTTCCTGGGCGACGGCGAGACCGACGAACCCGAGAGCCTGGGCGCGATCTCGGTGGCCGGCCGCGAAGGCCTGGACAACCTGGTGTTCGTGGTCAACTGCAACCTGCAGCGCCTCGACGGCCCGGTGCGCGGCAACGGCAAGATCATCCAGGAACTGGAAGGCCAGTTCCGCGGCGCCGGCTGGAACGTCGTCAAGACGATCTGGGGCAGCTACTGGGACCCGCTGCTGGCCAAGGACAAGGACGGCATGCTCAAGAAGCTGATGATGGAGACCGTCGACGGCGAGTACCAGAACTGCAAGGCCTTCGGCGGCGCCTACACGCGCGAGCATTTCTTCGGCAAATACCCCGAGACCGCCAACCTCGTCGCCAACCTCAGCGACGACGACATCTGGCGCCTCAACCGCGGCGGCCACGACCCGCACAAGGTCTTTGCCGCCTACCAGAACGCGATGGACACCAAGGGCCAGCCCACGGTGATCCTGGCCAAAACCGTCAAGGGCTACGGCCTGGGCAGCGCCGGTGAAGCGCTCAACCCGACCCACAACACCAAGAAGCTCGACGACGATGCGGTGCGCACGTTCCGCGACCGCTTCAAGATCCCGGTCTCCGACGCCGCGCTCAAGGACGGCGATATCCCGTTCTTCCACCCCGGCAAGGACTCGGAGGAAGTGCAGTACCTGCTCGAGCGCCGCGAAAAGCTGGGCGGCTTCCTGCCGCAGCGCCGCCGCAAGAGCACCGAAAGCCTCAAGGCCCCCGAGCTCAAGGTGTTCGACCGCCTGATGCAGGCCACCGGCGAGCGCGAGATCAGTACCACGATGGCGTTCGTGCAGTCGCTCTCGGTGATCCTGCGCGACAAGCAGGTGGGCCCGCGCGTGGTGCCGATCGTCGCCGATGAGGCGCGCACCTTCGGCATGGAAGGCCTGTTCCGCCAGCTCGGCATCTACGCCCCGCAGGGCCAGAAGTACAAGCCGGTGGACCGCGACCAGCTGATGTACTACCGCGAAGACGCGGCCGGCCAGGTGCTGGAAGAGGGCATCACCGAAGCCGGCGCGTTCGCCAGCTGGATGGCCGCGGCCACCAGCTACAGCACCAACGACCTGCCGATGCTGCCGTTCTACATCTACTACTCGATGTTCGGCTTCCAGCGCATCGGCGACGCCGCCTGGCAGGCGGCCGACATGCGCGCCCGCGGCTTCCTGCTCGGCGCCACAGCGGGGCGCACCACGCTCAACGGCGAAGGCCTGCAGCACGAAGACGGCCACAGCCACCTGCTCTCGGGCGCCATTCCCAACTGCCGCAGCTACGACCCCACCTTCGCCGGCGAGGTCGCAGTGATCCTGCAGTACGGCATGCAGCGCATGCTCGACGAACAGCGCGACGAGTACTTCTACATCACCCTGATGAACGAGAACTACCCGCACCCGGCCGTCACCCCCGAGGCCGCCGAGGGCATCATCAAGGGCATGTACCTGCTCAAGGACGCGGGCAAGGCCAAGAAGGGCGAGCAGCGCGTGCAACTGATGGGCTCGGGCACCATCCTGCGCGAAGTCATCGCCGCCGCCGAACTGCTGGACAAGGACTTCGGCGTCACCGCCGACATCTGGTCCTGCCCCAGCTTCACCGAGCTGCGCCGCGACGGCTTCGACGCCGAGCGCTGGAACCGCTTCAACCCCGAAGCCAAGACCCGCCGCAAGCCCTACGTGACCGAACAGCTCGAAGGGCGCCCCGGCCCGGTGATCGCCGCAACCGACTACGTCCGCGCCTTCGCCGACCAGATCCGCGCCTTCGTACCGCACACCTACACCGTGCTCGGCACCGACGGCTTCGGCCGCTCCGACACCCGCGCCAACCTGCGCCGCCACTTCGAGGTGGACCGCCACTACATCGCCCAGGCGGCGATCGACGCGCTGGCGAAGGATGGCAAGATGACGGGGAAAGACGTTGCCAGGGCGATCAAGCTGTATAAGATCGATCCGGAGAAGGCGAACCCGGTTGGGGTTTGA
- a CDS encoding type II toxin-antitoxin system antitoxin SocA domain-containing protein: MNDGRAIANMILDIADSNGREVTNLSLQKIIFFCHGWCIAKLGKPLIKQDFEAWQYGPVLQHVYREFRSCDRSPIKIRAKQLDPISGNRIEIRAKLEPEIEEIVRESTRFYSRLRPGTLVEMSHAPDGPWDKVWNHSGTINPGMRMSNEDIGKYFSSLRAPF, translated from the coding sequence ATGAACGATGGCCGTGCAATCGCCAATATGATTCTAGACATAGCCGACTCCAACGGGAGAGAAGTAACCAATCTGTCTTTACAGAAGATTATTTTTTTCTGTCACGGTTGGTGCATTGCAAAACTAGGCAAGCCACTCATCAAGCAAGATTTTGAAGCCTGGCAGTACGGCCCTGTACTTCAACATGTATACAGAGAATTTAGATCTTGCGACCGCTCGCCTATCAAAATTCGAGCGAAGCAGCTAGATCCAATTTCAGGCAATAGAATAGAGATACGGGCAAAATTAGAACCCGAAATTGAAGAGATAGTCCGTGAGTCCACCCGATTTTATTCAAGGTTACGTCCAGGCACGTTGGTTGAAATGAGTCATGCGCCCGACGGACCTTGGGATAAGGTATGGAACCACAGCGGAACCATAAATCCTGGAATGCGCATGTCCAACGAGGATATCGGAAAGTACTTCTCGTCACTCAGGGCTCCATTCTAA
- a CDS encoding helix-turn-helix transcriptional regulator, whose protein sequence is MTSKSIYKPEYQILVSLLKESRRKISGMTQARLAEELNRPQSYVSNVERGRRRLDVLELRAHCKACGQSLSGFIRKFEAAVAKTLH, encoded by the coding sequence ATGACAAGCAAGTCGATCTACAAGCCCGAGTATCAGATCCTGGTGAGCCTGCTGAAGGAGAGCCGGAGGAAGATCAGCGGCATGACCCAGGCCAGGCTGGCCGAGGAGCTGAACCGGCCGCAGTCGTACGTCAGCAATGTGGAGCGCGGCCGCCGACGGCTGGATGTGCTCGAGCTACGCGCGCACTGCAAGGCCTGTGGCCAGAGCCTGTCCGGCTTCATCAGGAAGTTCGAAGCCGCAGTGGCCAAGACCCTCCACTGA
- a CDS encoding serine hydrolase domain-containing protein, with amino-acid sequence MRILFNVLTVLSSCLIAQALAKPPAETAFEEWLSAFNRNDRVALTEFNARRFGEPDHNIEYLLDSREETGGLDVVKIEHRDPLKFVVLTQERSFPVQRRITVEVDDAASLRLHHITQEPLPISPNEALDAFDAFATQLAAADRFSGALVIEQNCRRLYAKSFGLANREDNTLAQLDTPFLFASQGKMFTAVAVLQLVAAGKIGLDDPIGKYLKDYPNEAMAAVTVRQLLSHQGGAGDVGVLQPDEDANRAWVRSIADLIKLNGNRAPEFPPGSAFEYSNYGFLLLGAIVEAASDQGFYDYLSEHVFAPAGMSATRFPTLEQMDGVARGYTQREDGTLVQSADQLPWRGTPAGGGVTTVDDEVRFVQALKAGKLIPLPLLAEAIKQQTDWYGYGFISSGPDEFPHWGHGGGAPGNSAALSIYPTNDMTMVCLSNRDPPVCDRLLARLHWHLSPPSGPGEADED; translated from the coding sequence ATGCGGATTCTTTTCAACGTGTTGACAGTGTTGTCCTCGTGCCTGATCGCACAGGCCCTGGCGAAGCCGCCGGCCGAGACAGCGTTTGAAGAATGGCTGAGTGCGTTCAACCGCAACGATCGCGTTGCGCTGACCGAGTTCAACGCACGGCGTTTCGGTGAGCCCGACCACAACATCGAGTACCTACTCGACAGCCGAGAAGAGACGGGCGGCCTGGACGTGGTCAAGATCGAACACAGGGATCCATTGAAATTCGTCGTTTTGACGCAGGAGCGTAGCTTTCCTGTGCAAAGACGCATCACCGTGGAAGTCGACGACGCAGCGTCGCTTCGCCTCCACCACATCACGCAAGAGCCACTGCCAATCTCTCCGAATGAAGCGCTCGACGCATTCGACGCCTTTGCCACACAGTTGGCGGCAGCTGATCGCTTCTCGGGTGCGCTCGTCATTGAGCAAAATTGTCGACGCCTCTACGCCAAGTCTTTCGGATTAGCGAACCGCGAAGACAACACATTAGCGCAACTGGACACGCCATTTCTGTTCGCATCGCAAGGCAAGATGTTCACCGCGGTGGCGGTGCTACAACTGGTCGCCGCCGGCAAGATCGGACTGGACGATCCAATCGGCAAGTATCTGAAGGACTACCCCAACGAGGCGATGGCGGCCGTCACCGTCAGGCAGTTGCTTTCGCATCAGGGCGGCGCGGGTGACGTCGGCGTGCTGCAGCCGGACGAAGACGCCAACCGCGCCTGGGTGCGATCCATCGCCGACCTGATCAAGCTCAACGGCAACCGCGCACCGGAGTTTCCGCCGGGATCAGCGTTCGAGTACTCGAACTATGGCTTCCTGCTGCTCGGCGCAATCGTGGAGGCAGCCAGCGACCAGGGCTTCTACGATTATCTGAGCGAGCATGTCTTTGCGCCGGCTGGCATGTCCGCCACACGCTTCCCGACTCTGGAGCAAATGGATGGCGTTGCGCGAGGTTACACGCAGCGCGAGGACGGCACGCTGGTGCAGAGCGCCGATCAGCTTCCATGGCGCGGCACACCTGCTGGCGGCGGTGTCACGACCGTAGACGACGAAGTGCGATTCGTCCAAGCGCTTAAAGCCGGCAAGCTGATCCCGCTGCCGCTACTGGCCGAAGCTATCAAGCAGCAGACCGATTGGTATGGCTACGGCTTCATTTCCTCGGGCCCTGACGAGTTCCCGCACTGGGGACATGGCGGCGGTGCGCCCGGCAACAGCGCCGCTCTCTCGATCTACCCGACCAATGACATGACCATGGTCTGCCTCAGCAATCGCGACCCGCCTGTCTGCGATCGCCTGCTGGCTCGGCTGCATTGGCATCTGTCGCCACCCTCTGGGCCGGGAGAGGCAGATGAGGACTGA
- a CDS encoding TonB-dependent receptor, which translates to MSNASAVVRGLPLERCRSAVSAPATRVVRIATPATGRAVVQAAGALGWPSARPTSRRLAANALAAAVIALLPLAAAAQETGAVPEPDRPADARETEAAATQLDTVQVTGTRIRGGTTPSPVIAFGAERIQEEGFRDLGEVIRSVPQNFSGGQNPGVAAGATAGAGGVANQNITGGSSLNLRGLGADATLTLLNGRRMAYGGFSQAVDIDAIPVDAVERIEIMADGASAIYGSDAVGGVGNVILKREYTGAAVGAQYGRTADGGLASHGYTATAGTAWSSGGLIATYKYAAAEPILASQRALTAHMPEPTTIYPGSHLRSALVSGHQSIGDAVELRLDALRTEREQRSTAYFSGISSYYSRFSPVTTTTLVAPSLEIAFADDWQLAIGATWGRDRRVQDEWMTMVATGEVLPSPYDDCYCNESRAYEAGVEGPLFALPAGEARLAAGLGQRENDFVQRNVVSGERLIEGDERSRFAYAELSLPLLAGSNGNGPQRLTLTAAVRRESYDSFGSVATPKLGLVYSPTGDYTLKASWGRSFKAPTLLQQYQRQNALLYPMAVFGGSADSDATVLAVFGGNPQLDAERARTWTGTLALHPRALPALEVELSVFDIDYTDRVVQPVGNYAEALTNPIYAPFVDRSPTAEGQARIIEAAAGFYNYTGGSYDPADVTALLYAHFVNVARERIRGVDLSGAYRFDLGPGRLTVRGAGSWLDSTRENSPADRAFDLAGTLYSPAKVNGRIGMVWQQGGFGASLFANHTSGVRSTVDGTKTASFTTADLTLRYAFDSQRDPLAGWDVSVSAHNLFNRAPPRHRVTDPTWLPYDSTNYSGIGRRLDVSITRRF; encoded by the coding sequence ATGTCGAACGCGTCGGCTGTTGTGCGTGGTTTGCCGCTGGAAAGGTGTCGCTCCGCCGTCTCGGCGCCTGCGACGCGCGTAGTCCGTATCGCCACACCAGCAACTGGCCGGGCGGTGGTGCAGGCAGCAGGGGCGCTGGGGTGGCCATCCGCACGGCCGACCTCGCGCCGGCTGGCCGCGAATGCACTCGCAGCCGCCGTCATCGCGTTGCTCCCCCTGGCCGCCGCCGCACAGGAGACCGGTGCGGTACCTGAGCCCGATCGCCCCGCGGACGCCCGGGAGACCGAGGCCGCCGCCACCCAGCTCGACACCGTCCAGGTCACCGGCACGCGCATCCGCGGCGGTACCACGCCGTCGCCGGTGATCGCCTTTGGTGCCGAGCGGATCCAGGAAGAGGGCTTTCGCGACCTGGGCGAGGTGATCCGCAGCGTGCCGCAGAACTTCTCGGGCGGGCAGAATCCCGGCGTGGCCGCCGGGGCGACGGCTGGGGCAGGGGGCGTCGCCAACCAGAACATCACCGGCGGTTCGTCGTTGAACCTGCGGGGCCTGGGCGCGGATGCGACGCTGACGCTGCTCAACGGCCGACGCATGGCCTACGGTGGCTTCTCGCAGGCGGTGGACATCGATGCGATCCCCGTCGATGCGGTCGAGCGCATCGAGATCATGGCCGATGGCGCCTCGGCCATCTACGGCTCCGATGCTGTGGGTGGTGTGGGCAACGTCATTCTCAAGCGGGAGTACACAGGCGCAGCGGTCGGCGCACAGTACGGTCGCACAGCCGATGGCGGACTGGCCAGCCATGGCTACACCGCCACGGCAGGCACAGCCTGGTCCAGCGGCGGGCTGATTGCGACCTACAAGTACGCGGCCGCCGAGCCCATCCTGGCCAGCCAGCGGGCCTTGACGGCCCACATGCCCGAGCCGACCACGATCTATCCGGGCAGCCACTTGCGCAGCGCGTTGGTCAGCGGGCACCAGTCGATCGGCGATGCGGTGGAACTGCGCCTGGATGCGTTGCGAACTGAGCGGGAGCAGCGGTCCACTGCCTATTTCAGCGGGATCTCAAGCTACTACAGCCGGTTCTCGCCCGTCACCACGACCACGCTGGTGGCCCCGAGCCTGGAGATCGCATTCGCCGACGATTGGCAGCTCGCCATCGGCGCCACCTGGGGGCGCGATCGTCGTGTCCAGGACGAATGGATGACGATGGTCGCCACCGGCGAGGTGCTGCCGTCGCCCTATGACGATTGCTACTGCAATGAGAGCCGCGCCTACGAGGCGGGTGTGGAAGGACCGCTGTTCGCGCTGCCGGCCGGGGAGGCGCGTCTTGCGGCGGGCCTAGGCCAGCGTGAGAACGACTTCGTGCAGCGCAATGTCGTGTCCGGCGAGCGCTTGATCGAAGGGGACGAGCGCAGTCGCTTCGCGTATGCCGAGTTGAGCCTGCCGTTGCTGGCGGGCTCCAATGGCAATGGGCCACAGCGGCTGACGCTGACGGCTGCCGTCCGGCGTGAGTCGTACGACAGCTTCGGCAGTGTCGCCACGCCCAAGCTCGGGCTTGTCTACAGCCCCACTGGCGACTACACGCTCAAGGCCTCATGGGGCAGGTCGTTCAAGGCCCCGACGCTGCTTCAGCAGTACCAGCGCCAGAACGCCTTGCTCTACCCGATGGCGGTGTTTGGTGGCAGCGCCGACAGCGATGCCACGGTACTCGCGGTCTTCGGCGGCAATCCGCAGCTGGACGCCGAGCGCGCCCGGACCTGGACGGGCACGTTGGCACTGCATCCGCGTGCGCTGCCCGCCCTTGAGGTGGAACTGTCTGTGTTCGATATCGACTACACGGACCGCGTGGTCCAGCCCGTGGGCAACTACGCCGAGGCGCTGACCAACCCGATCTACGCGCCGTTTGTCGATCGTTCGCCCACCGCCGAGGGGCAGGCCCGGATCATCGAGGCGGCGGCGGGCTTCTACAACTACACCGGCGGCAGCTACGACCCGGCCGATGTCACCGCGCTGCTGTACGCCCACTTCGTCAATGTGGCGCGGGAGCGGATTCGCGGCGTCGACCTGTCGGGTGCGTACCGGTTCGATCTCGGGCCCGGCCGGTTGACTGTCCGCGGTGCAGGGAGCTGGCTGGACAGCACGCGTGAGAACAGCCCGGCGGATCGTGCGTTCGATCTGGCCGGCACGCTGTACAGCCCGGCCAAGGTCAATGGCCGGATTGGCATGGTCTGGCAGCAGGGTGGCTTCGGTGCCTCGCTGTTTGCGAACCACACCAGCGGCGTGCGCAGCACCGTGGACGGGACGAAGACTGCATCGTTCACCACTGCGGATCTCACCTTGCGTTACGCGTTCGACAGCCAACGCGATCCGCTGGCCGGTTGGGATGTCTCGGTGTCCGCGCACAACCTGTTCAATCGTGCGCCGCCGCGGCATCGCGTCACCGATCCGACCTGGTTGCCCTACGACTCGACCAACTACTCGGGCATCGGGCGGCGTCTCGATGTCTCGATCACACGTCGGTTCTGA
- a CDS encoding ATP-binding protein, whose product MPHTASRSSRWQLPALGVAIVLIVVGPFLIMRAAIGEAEEATLEVVHTREIQTLVQAVSADARSLEAAAIALTRGIDSPLLRERIRDARERILPNVEAVLELTQDNPAQQARLGALRNMLEQRLARIDQVIAAEEAATNRQIDEMIVLYPIQRLVTEAVAEEEALLLDRKAVAARANRNAELSSWAAMVVQLLLLAAASYFALRQQTGRVVAERQAMNASSRALAVLDSVREPIVLVDSRQRVVMHNAAFAELYGVEEDARGRALSEIGDGAWKDAETLRRLHDVLARNRELWDYRLSQSTADGVERTMLLNARRMPLPDRDDTVALITASDVTTQSISERQIRELNQQLEGKIEQVSDVNRELEAFSYSVSHDLRAPLRHIAGFADKLGRHLGENIDEKSTHYLNVIGGSARRMSTLIDDLLVYSRLGRSALRLQSVDLQTLVSDARAMLDSNAKAENPDHRIEWTIAPLPIVVGDENMLRQVWLNLLGNAVKYSSGSEPSKIEVACRRLEDGGYAFAVRDNGAGFDMQYAGKLFGVFQRLHSASEFPGTGVGLASVRRVLGRHGGRIWAESAPGQGATFHFTLPASTQEPGLLSSPGKQQ is encoded by the coding sequence ATGCCCCATACCGCCTCGCGTTCCAGCCGTTGGCAGTTGCCTGCGCTCGGGGTGGCGATCGTGCTGATCGTGGTCGGTCCGTTCCTGATCATGCGCGCGGCGATCGGCGAGGCCGAAGAGGCCACGCTCGAGGTGGTGCACACCCGCGAGATCCAGACGCTGGTGCAGGCGGTCTCGGCCGATGCGCGCAGCCTGGAGGCGGCGGCGATCGCGCTGACTCGCGGGATCGATTCGCCGCTGCTGCGCGAGCGCATCCGCGATGCGCGCGAGCGGATCCTGCCTAATGTCGAGGCGGTGCTGGAACTGACCCAGGACAACCCGGCGCAGCAGGCGCGGCTGGGCGCGCTGCGCAACATGCTCGAGCAGCGCCTGGCGCGGATCGACCAGGTGATCGCCGCCGAGGAGGCGGCGACCAACCGGCAAATCGACGAGATGATCGTGCTCTACCCGATCCAGCGGCTGGTGACGGAAGCAGTGGCCGAGGAAGAGGCGCTGCTGCTGGACCGCAAGGCCGTGGCTGCGCGTGCCAATCGCAATGCCGAGCTGTCGAGCTGGGCGGCGATGGTGGTGCAGTTGCTGCTGCTGGCGGCGGCGAGCTACTTCGCGCTGCGCCAGCAGACCGGCCGCGTGGTGGCTGAGCGGCAGGCGATGAACGCCAGCAGCCGGGCGCTTGCAGTGCTCGACAGCGTGCGCGAACCGATCGTACTGGTCGACAGCCGGCAACGGGTGGTGATGCACAACGCGGCGTTTGCCGAGCTCTACGGCGTGGAGGAGGACGCACGCGGGCGTGCGCTGTCGGAGATCGGCGACGGTGCCTGGAAAGATGCCGAGACGCTGCGCCGGCTGCACGATGTGCTGGCACGCAACCGCGAGCTGTGGGACTACCGTCTCAGCCAGTCGACCGCCGATGGCGTGGAGCGCACGATGCTGCTCAACGCCCGGCGCATGCCGCTGCCCGACCGCGACGACACCGTGGCGCTGATCACCGCGTCCGACGTGACCACGCAGAGCATCAGCGAGCGGCAGATCCGCGAGCTCAACCAGCAGCTCGAGGGCAAGATCGAGCAGGTCTCCGACGTCAATCGCGAACTGGAGGCCTTCAGCTATTCGGTCTCCCACGACCTGCGCGCGCCGCTGCGGCACATCGCCGGCTTCGCCGACAAGCTGGGGCGCCATCTGGGCGAAAACATCGACGAGAAGAGCACCCACTATCTCAACGTGATCGGCGGTTCGGCGCGGCGCATGTCCACGCTGATCGACGACCTGCTGGTGTACTCGCGCCTGGGCCGCAGTGCGCTGCGACTGCAGAGCGTGGACCTGCAGACGCTGGTGTCCGATGCACGCGCGATGCTCGACAGCAACGCGAAGGCCGAGAATCCCGACCACCGCATCGAGTGGACGATCGCGCCGCTGCCGATCGTGGTGGGCGATGAGAACATGCTGCGGCAGGTGTGGTTGAACCTGCTGGGCAATGCGGTCAAGTACAGCAGCGGCAGCGAGCCGTCGAAGATCGAGGTCGCCTGCCGGCGGCTGGAGGACGGCGGCTACGCGTTCGCGGTGCGCGACAACGGCGCGGGGTTCGACATGCAGTACGCGGGCAAGCTATTTGGTGTGTTCCAGCGTCTGCACTCGGCCAGCGAGTTCCCCGGCACCGGCGTCGGCCTGGCCAGCGTGCGCCGCGTGCTCGGCCGCCACGGCGGGCGGATCTGGGCCGAGTCGGCGCCGGGCCAGGGCGCCACGTTCCACTTCACCCTCCCCGCCTCCACCCAGGAGCCGGGCCTTCTGTCCTCACCAGGAAAACAGCAATGA